One genomic window of Bacillus mycoides includes the following:
- a CDS encoding EamA family transporter has product MNSYMLLLIFGIILANYSQILLKKATLQQYDSRIKEYVNPYVIIGYFLFVINAGLNVIALKGLALKQASALESLSYIIILIFSWYFLGEKITKRKIIGNIIIVIGVIVYCIQ; this is encoded by the coding sequence ATGAATAGTTATATGTTATTATTGATTTTCGGGATAATTTTAGCCAATTACTCACAAATATTATTAAAAAAGGCTACTTTACAACAATACGATTCTAGAATAAAAGAATATGTAAATCCTTATGTTATCATCGGCTACTTTTTATTTGTAATTAATGCCGGATTAAATGTGATTGCCTTAAAAGGCTTGGCATTAAAGCAAGCATCTGCATTAGAATCATTAAGTTATATTATTATATTAATTTTCAGTTGGTACTTCCTAGGTGAAAAAATAACGAAACGAAAAATCATTGGCAACATTATTATTGTCATTGGTGTGATCGTCTATTGTATACAATAA
- a CDS encoding DUF6376 family protein, which translates to MKFTKTMLLSIVVSIGLMGCSLVEEGKNSIDYAQKATDYVNEISAFANEAPALAEKAVNDGEARKELETKLTEIKQDIPAFNELTPPDVAKDLHQQIVGYNEKLNTLIDTSMTKIEEGKMNVEQFKNSELMQTIEQVRDLKDKVQNLGQ; encoded by the coding sequence ATGAAGTTTACAAAAACAATGTTACTTTCAATTGTAGTTTCAATTGGTTTGATGGGATGTTCGCTAGTGGAGGAAGGGAAGAACTCCATAGATTACGCTCAAAAAGCGACAGACTATGTAAATGAAATAAGTGCATTTGCAAATGAAGCGCCAGCATTAGCTGAAAAGGCTGTTAATGATGGAGAAGCTCGAAAAGAACTAGAAACGAAACTTACTGAAATTAAACAAGATATACCAGCTTTTAATGAATTAACACCACCGGATGTAGCGAAGGATCTTCACCAGCAAATCGTCGGATATAATGAAAAGTTAAATACATTAATTGATACATCTATGACAAAGATAGAGGAAGGAAAAATGAATGTAGAGCAGTTTAAAAACTCTGAGCTTATGCAGACGATAGAACAAGTTCGTGATTTGAAAGATAAGGTTCAAAACTTAGGGCAATAG